The Lactobacillus sp. ESL0791 genomic sequence AAGAGTATCCAGTATTTTTCTAAAAAGTATAATGCATTAAGATAGCTTTTTAATATTAAATTTAGAATATTTTCGACCATCAAGATTTTTGGTGGTCTTTTTTTAGTTGCAATATAATTTGTTTAAAAGTTTATCAATTTCTTGATCTTGGCTGTTACTGTTAGCTTTATTATACGAATTTGACAGTCCAATTATTCAACTTGATTTACGTAAAAGTGCAGAGAATCTCCTTCTCAACAAAATTTTTTGTTTTAATTTTCATTTTTTATGCTATGATTACGTTATCAATGCAAATAAAAAGTGCCCTCATTTGAAATGAGGGCATGAAAAAAGCTAATCCTACAACTTTGGACGGTTCCAGATTAGCTTCAACTCAAAGATAAGTATATCAAGAATACAAAAAAATTCAAGAGTTGAAGTTAAGAAAACCACCGAACTAGATTAGCCGGTGGTTTTTAATTATCTAAATTACCGTTATCAGCTGAACCAACAGGACAAAGTTGTAAAAAGGGACAGGTGTAATAGGGCCATATCAAGTAATAAATCTATTTCCGAAAACATGTAACGAATGAAGTGGGGCAAGTGGCGGTGACGACCAGCAGTAGCAAACCAGGTCAGGGCGGTACAGACGACTACTAGGTATTCGAATTAAATCATTTGTAAGGAGAATATTTAGCAGTGGAACATACGGCAGTAGCAAGCAGAACATAGCACACTGTGCTATTGACTGGGGTTAGTATATGGCGTTGCCCAGAAACTTCTAGATCATGACTAAGTGACAAAAAACAACGGCAATTGCTACTGTGCAGGGCGTTTTTTAGCTTAAATGTGTGTCGGTGTAAAAGCCGAAATTGGTAACCAACAATTGCGAAAAAGTTAGTTAGATATTTTCTTCTCCTTATTGCAAGGGGAAAATACCTAACTAACCGCTTCGCGGTTGTCTAGAATATTTAATGGGGCAAGTCTAGGCCAATGATAGTAGTAAAGTGAGAATAGAAATGTATATAAGTAAGTAGATAATGTGGGGAGAAGAAGAATTAAGAGGATAATTAGAATAGTTGTTGTTATTGGAGGATTGGTGAAGGATGTAGTGGCAGAATAGAAGAGGAAAGTGGCATGAATTCGAGCTGTAAGAAATGAGCTAAAGTTGAGATAGAACGGCGAATGATGCTTGTTTTGTAGTTGGTTGCTGGGTAATGGTAGTGTGTGCAGAGTGTTTTAGCGCGTGAGATGTTTAGAGATACTGGAAGGCTGTTGTTGGCCTGTAGGAGGTTAATATGAGTTCTCAGGGCGATGTGTATTTGCCGGCTGCTTTAATTGTGTTGGGAAAATTGTCTGTTTTGTTTTCGCAAATCGGCGTATTATTGATCTTAAAGATAATTCACAGTTTTTCGATTATTTTCGAATTTATTCGATTTAATTTGAATGTTCATTTTAAGGAAGGTGGCATGAATGGTTAAGACTGTAAATGAAATTGCTTCTGGACTAGTAAAGAATAAGAAGGATCTGGTCAGAGAAAAACAACGGGTTCGTGATGAAATTAAGAGACAGCAGATTAAGACGCAAAAGGAGAAAAATCGCTTCGTTGTTTCTGATAAAGATGCTGCAAAGATTGCTGATGCGTTGAGAGATAAAGCATCTTCGAATAAAGATGATGAGTTGGCTGTTTTAAAGAAGAAGTATGCACTTTTGCAGCAGGAAAATGAACAGGTAACGAAGGAAAATCAAAGATTAAGTTCGAAGATTGAGAAGTATGCGGATGATTTTAAAGATTTGAATGATAAACAGCTGCAGCTGAATAATCAACAGCAGCAATTGCAGGCCAGGATCTTGGAACAGACCAAAGAATTGAAGGATTCACAACAAAAGCTGCTGGAAGCTGCTGAGAAACGCTCTGAGCTGCAGGATAAAGTTGATAAGGTGACAAATGCATCATTGTGGCAACGGATCACCGGACATTTTGATTGATATGGTATGTAAAAGGAGCCCCGAAATGAAGCTTGGCTAGTTCGAGACGAAACGGAAGACGGCTTTGCCGGCTGAAGCGTCGAGAATAGACTTGCGCAATGGAGGGGCTCCTTTTTTGTTTGTTTTAAAAATAAAAAGCCAAGTAGTAGCTCTCTCGCTTCCAATGTGTCTTGATATTGCTCTCCAGCCAGCAAGCTGTCTTTCGTTTAGCAATATCAAGCCGCAAAGGTCACTTCAAGAGTTACTACTTGGGTCTGTCTACCGCACCTTGATATGTTGACCAGGGACAACCAAGTCGTCATATTTGGCGCTATTTAATTTTAAGAGGTCAGGCAGCCAGATGTCATAAAGTGTGGCCACCGTCACCCAGGTGTCGCCAGGCTTGGCAATATACTCGTCATCGAGCCAGGACAGCTGGAAGCCGCTGTTGCCCGTGTAAAAGCCGTAAAAGTCATAACCAAGATACTGGGTGTGGTTTGCGAACGTGTTGGTATAAATCCAGGTTCCGGCATTCTTGACGCCAGCATTTAAGCTGCCGGGATTGAAGATAGTGAGGTTATAACCTTTTGCAACATCTTCGAATTTCTGCAAGTAGTTTTTGTTGAAAGTAATGTCAATCTTGGCCTTGTCGACAAAGCAAGCAATGTAGCGCAATAATTCCTGCAGCTTTTCTTCACGCTTGTTTACTGTATTTGAATGCATACAGAAGATTACGACTTTGGCAGCGCTACTGTAGCCCAATTTTTTGTAAGTGCGATAAAAACAGCGGGCATCGTCCAGTGGATTAGTTAAGTCGGTGATCAGCCCCGCATGGGCACTCATACCGGCTTTTTTTGCGGCTTTGGTATGTTTTTCCGCGACTTCATAAGTTTTAACGCCGCTTAAATGCAGACAAATGATCATACTTTTGACATGATGCTTCAACAGTTCTTGATAATGCTCGGGATTGCTGGGCGTCATCGACGTGGCCCAGGCGATGCGGGGATATGTGCTCATACGGGGACCTCCTTTTTAAATAAGCTGACAGCATCGTTGTGCTTCTGTGTGAGCCGACTACCGCCGGCAACGATCGTTTTCCTT encodes the following:
- a CDS encoding LysM domain-containing protein, which translates into the protein MSTYPRIAWATSMTPSNPEHYQELLKHHVKSMIICLHLSGVKTYEVAEKHTKAAKKAGMSAHAGLITDLTNPLDDARCFYRTYKKLGYSSAAKVVIFCMHSNTVNKREEKLQELLRYIACFVDKAKIDITFNKNYLQKFEDVAKGYNLTIFNPGSLNAGVKNAGTWIYTNTFANHTQYLGYDFYGFYTGNSGFQLSWLDDEYIAKPGDTWVTVATLYDIWLPDLLKLNSAKYDDLVVPGQHIKVR